The genomic region AAATTCCTTGTTTCCAATAATTTCTTCCAATTTGGCGGTCTTACTATTTCCCAATACTTCCTTCATAGATGGACAATTTTTAATCGCACCATTACTCGCTATCGCCAATTTTCTATTCAAACAAGTATTATAGTTTTGTGATTCTGAAAAAGTTTCAATTGTTATATTAAATAGATTGGGGCTTATTATCCCACAATGGATCGAGGAATCTATTTTTTGCTTTGTACAAATCACCACTCCAAAACCATTTTTTCCCTCACTAATTATTTTAGTTTTATCGCACGAATGAATAGTTATACTTCTAATTTTCTTATTCTCTGAAACCCAGTGTAGAAATGTAGACGAAATTTCAAAATCTCTTTTGATAACGAAATCGATTGTGCGCATAAAACTGTTATTTACTTTTTGAACAATTTCATTGATCTGATTAAAACCAGTCGCATCAAAAAACCGGACTTGTATATGTCGACAATTAAGAGGTTTAATAAATTTTGTAAGTAGTAAACCAAAATCATGATCGGAATTTTTAGAAAAATCAATAATCATATTCGATACTATAGCAGGATAATCAAATTCTAAATCCATAACTGGAAATCTGGCAATTTCACTTTTCGTACAAGGAAAGATTACTTCATTTTTATGTAACAATTCTAAATATTCCTCAAATATCAGATGATTCGTTACATCCAGTTTTTTTGATATTTCGGAAACGTCTATGATTCCATTTCTATCAAATAAATTTGCCAAACTATTCGGTATTAAAATATATTTATTGCGCTGTAAATCACAGATAGTAGATCTGTTTTTTCCAATTACAACCTGACAATTTGAAAAAAGTTTAAATAGTTGCGGTTTCATAAAAATTCTGATAGATCTATGATCTTTGAAATGGGCTTGTAAAAAGGCATTAAAACAGATGATTTTGTTTCATAATGTCCTAAATCAATTTCCGTATGTTTTAAATCATCATCATTTTTGAAGATTTCAACATCCCAATATTTAGCAATAAAAGGATAGGCTGTTGGATTTTCCATCATATCTATTTTAACAGCTTTTGGTATCGCTTTGGTTTCCATTTTTAATTAACTTTTTTGCTATTAATTTTTCGATGTAATAATTACAATTAAGGCTAACCCATTGGAATTGACCTATTGGGTTTACTTCCAAAAAGTAATATTGATTTTGGGGCGTTACAATAATATCAAAGGAACCACAATTCAAATCCATTTGAATCATTAGCTTATGTAATTTTCGTTCTAATGCTTTAGGTAATAGATAAGGGACGCATCTATTTGGTCTAATCCGATCATAATTTCTAAAATCGATTTTTGTCTTTTCGTTTTGCTGACTAAAAATTGCCATACTTTTAAACAAACCATCAATATAAAAACTCCTTATTTCGTACTTTTTCTCAATGTATTTTTGAAAAAAAGAAGGTAAAAAGAAGGATTCTTTTTCTTCTACATCATCTTCTGTTATTAGCTTTGAGCTCGCTGAAAATTTTATCGAATGATTCTTAAACTTGAAATTGGTGTATGGATTTTCAACGGGTTTTGTAATCACTTTTTTGTGCTTCTTTATAAATTGATGTAATTCTAAATTGCTTCCTGTTAGTAAAACATCTGGTATTTTAATTCCTAGTGACAAAGCTGTACGTAACATTTTCAATTTATTAGCATGATTGTCGTCAAACTTATTTATCTGATTGATAGAAAAACCACTATTTAAAAATTCCAGAGCAGGTGTAATTGCTTCCGTGTTTATCTTTTTGTGAATTTCTTTATTCCTTACATTATTTTTGTCGAAACCAATCCATTCACCTCTCCTGTACCATATGTTAGAGGTGCTATTTAATTTCTTATTATTTATCCGAACTTCAACTTTTTTGTTATTAGACATTTCAACACTTAAGTTGTCTATCAGATAATCATCTAAAAAAGTATTTATTGTAATATCCTCTTTTAAATAATAAATCCATGCGATTACATCATCAGTACTTAAATCATTACGCTCTGACTGAATAAAAATTTCTTTCATCACTTATTTATCTACAATTCCAAAATCCGGAAAACAATTTAAAACCATATTCTATTTCATATTCCTTTTTTTGATCATCAACATGAGTCGAAACGATATATAATTTTTTTCGCATCGCATTCGTTTCTTCTATATCATTATGAGTGCTATAATCCGTAAAAAGATTTAATCTATAAACGCCCTTTAGTTTTACATTACAGTAATAGGGAAAATAGCCTCTAAATCTGTAGGTGTTGTCATAAATTAAACCAATATCTCTGGGATGGATATTCCCCTTTATCATTTCTTTAATAAGAATATTTTTGTATAAAAAATAGGAACAAGTATTATGTACCATAATAACCAGACTATATTCAAAAGCGCTCAAACCTTTGTCGTTCGTATTCATATAAAACAAGCGCGGATCCTGTTTTCGTTGCTGATATAAATCCAACCAGGGTTTGTTTATTTCTTTAAAAATTAAACTATCGCCCAATCCAATTATTTTATCTCCCGGAAACCCTTTCTTTTGGGTTAAGTCCATCATCCTATTCGATGTTTTATATACAAGATTCCTATATTTCGACCACTTTAATCTTTTATCTTTCTGATCCTGAATTGCATTTTTGTAAAGCCAGTCAAGGTATTCAAAATCTATTTTCTTAATGTAATTGGACCGGGCAATCCTGTATTTTTCAATTAGTTTTTTGTCTTTCTTTAGCTTTGGAATAACTTTTTTGAATAATGGATACTTTTCAATCGTTTCCAATTTCAATCCTTGTGTAAAAGCTTGTTCAATATATTTTTTATACGGTTTCTTCGAAAATATCGCAATTTGTGCAGCGTTGACCAGATCTTTTACAAAAATGAAATCATAAGTCGAAAAAACGTTATCGTAATAGTATAAGCAGCTATCCACTTTTTGCTGCATAAAAAAAAGTTCCTCAGCCTTATTTATATTCAAATGATAGTCCCGGTAATCTGTTTTCTGAGAATATACAAATAGCGGTATCAGAAGAAGTACTAAAGAAAATATGCTGTTCATAATCCATTACTCTTAAAAAGATGGAGCCGCAATCAGCTCCATAACTAATTGCAACTCCTAATCTAATACCCTAAAATCCCAGGGAGTTCCCCCTCCGTCTGTTTGTCCTGCCGTTTGAGTCTCATAGTCGCGGTAGTCATTATGA from Flavobacterium sp. WV_118_3 harbors:
- the gwsS gene encoding grasp-with-spasm system SPASM domain peptide maturase; its protein translation is MKPQLFKLFSNCQVVIGKNRSTICDLQRNKYILIPNSLANLFDRNGIIDVSEISKKLDVTNHLIFEEYLELLHKNEVIFPCTKSEIARFPVMDLEFDYPAIVSNMIIDFSKNSDHDFGLLLTKFIKPLNCRHIQVRFFDATGFNQINEIVQKVNNSFMRTIDFVIKRDFEISSTFLHWVSENKKIRSITIHSCDKTKIISEGKNGFGVVICTKQKIDSSIHCGIISPNLFNITIETFSESQNYNTCLNRKLAIASNGAIKNCPSMKEVLGNSKTAKLEEIIGNKEFKKYWNIAKDQIEVCKDCEFRHICTDCRAYVENPQNRYSKPLKCGYNPYTTTWEEWSHNPLKKNAIAFYEMLPEKHQD
- the gwsG gene encoding grasp-with-spasm system ATP-grasp peptide maturase; this encodes MKEIFIQSERNDLSTDDVIAWIYYLKEDITINTFLDDYLIDNLSVEMSNNKKVEVRINNKKLNSTSNIWYRRGEWIGFDKNNVRNKEIHKKINTEAITPALEFLNSGFSINQINKFDDNHANKLKMLRTALSLGIKIPDVLLTGSNLELHQFIKKHKKVITKPVENPYTNFKFKNHSIKFSASSKLITEDDVEEKESFFLPSFFQKYIEKKYEIRSFYIDGLFKSMAIFSQQNEKTKIDFRNYDRIRPNRCVPYLLPKALERKLHKLMIQMDLNCGSFDIIVTPQNQYYFLEVNPIGQFQWVSLNCNYYIEKLIAKKLIKNGNQSDTKSC